From the genome of Perca fluviatilis chromosome 1, GENO_Pfluv_1.0, whole genome shotgun sequence, one region includes:
- the si:dkey-246e1.3 gene encoding uncharacterized protein si:dkey-246e1.3 yields MSEAQQDGEMTAGSLHLNRTAALGLHDQDMNTAQFEFKVFNIVIIALALCILTITGLYCITVCYNRSRQSKRAHVYESAVTQGEPADPVAVKAVKRSTSFINPLAFFRKPEAAKDNSRIYYIYSNPLPVGLKEEEEGGGTKAPQRPVEQTALKLPLSFQEYANDPNSGVTLDPPIFYMQL; encoded by the exons ATGAGTGAAGCCCAACAGGACGGAGAAATGACGGCAGGCAGCCTCCATCTGAACAGGACGGCAGCTTTGGGACTACATGACCAGGACATGAACACAGCTCAGTTTG AGTTCAAAGTGTTTAACATTGTCATCATTGCCCTGGCCTTGTGCATCCTCACTATCACCGGCCTGTACTGCATCACTGTCTGCTACAACCGCTCCAG GCAGTCAAAGAGAGCCCACGTGTATGAGAGTGCAGTGACCCAAGGCGAGCCGGCGGACCCTGTGGCGGTCAAAGCAGTGAAGAGGTCCACCAGCTTCATCAACCCTCTCGCCTTCTTCAGGAAACCAGAGGCAGCAAAGGACAACTCCAGGATCTACTACATCTACAGTAACCCTCTGCCTGTAGGactgaaggaggaagaggaggggggtgGGACTAAAGCCCCTCAGAGACCAGTAGAGCAAACTGCACTGAAGCTGCCGCTGTCATTTCAAGAGTACGCCAATGATCCCAACAGTGGCGTCACTCTGGACCCTCCGATTTTTTACATGCAGCTTTAA
- the xpnpep1 gene encoding xaa-Pro aminopeptidase 1 isoform X2: MSPKITGELLRQLRQAMKNCKYFSEPIQAYIVPSGDSHQSEYIAPCDCRREFICGFNGSAGTAIVTEQHAALWTDGRYFLQASQQMDNNWTLMKMGLKETPSQEDWLISILPENSKVGVDPWIIAADQWKNMSKALTSAGHSLVAVQDNLIDVVWMDRPERPSTQLRTLGLEYTGMSWQDKITALRTKMTERKVTWFVATALDEIAWLFNLRGADIEYNPVFFAYAIVGMNTIRLFVDLKRLSDPALRDHLQLDSPSKPELSIHTYPYESVYTELQAICAAHSPKDKVWICDKASCALTQVIPKANRTPIPYTPLCLAKAVKNAAEIQGMKMAHIKDAVALCELFAWLEKEIPKGTVTEMSTADKAEELRSQQKEFVGLSFPTISSVGPNGAIIHYSPLPETNRTLSMNEVYLIDSGAQYVDGTTDVTRTMHFGTPSAFEKECFTYVLKGHIAVSAAIFPNGTKGHLLDSFARAALWESGLDYLHGTGHGVGCFLNVHEGPCGISYKTFADEPLEAGMIVSDEPGYYEDGSFGIRIENVVLVVPAKPKYNYRNRGSLTFEPLTLVPIQVKMMNTEMLTQKERDWVNEYHRKCREVIGAELERQGRKEALEWLMSETQPIV, encoded by the exons ATGTCTCCAAAGATCACAGGAGAGCTGCTCAGGCAGCTTCGCCAGGCGATGAAGAATTGTAAATACTTCTCTGAGCCCATACAGGCTTACATCGTCCCTTCTGGAGATTCACACCAG AGTGAATACATTGCACCGTGTGACTGCAGACGTGAATTTATCTGTGGATTTAATGGCTCTGCAG GTACAGCCATCGTCACAGAGCAGCACGCTGCACTGTGGACTGATGGGAGATATTTCCTCCAGGCCAGTCAGCAGATGGACAACAACTGGACCCTTATGAAAATGG GGCTGAAGGAGACACCCTCTCAGGAGGACTGGCTGATCAGCATCCTGCCAGAGAACTCTAAAGTGGGAGTAGATCCTTGGATCATCGCCGCTG ATCAGTGGAAGAACATGTCCAAGGCGCTGACCAGTGCAGGCCACTCTCTGGTGGCCGTGCAGGACAACCTGATCGATGTGGTCTGGATGGACCGCCCTGAAAGACCCAGCACACAGCTCCGCACCTTGGGCTTAGagtacacag GTATGTCCTGGCAAGACAAGATCACAGCACTGCGAACCAAGATGACTGAGAGGAAAGTCACCTGGTTTGTTGCCACAGCGTTGGACGAGATTGCAT GGCTTTTTAACCTCCGTGGTGCAGACATCGAGTACAACCCAGTGTTCTTTGCCTATGCCATTGTGGGGATGAACACGATAAG GCTTTTTGTGGACCTAAAGCGTCTTTCTGATCCTGCATTGAGAGACCACCTGCAGCTGGACTCCCCCAGCAAGCCCGAGCTGAGCATCCATACGTACCCGTACGAGTCGGTCTACACTGAGCTCCAGGCCATCTGCGCGGCACACAGCCCCAAGGACAAAGTGTGGATCTGTGACAAGGCCAGTTGTGCTCTCACACAAGTCATCCCCAAG GCCAACAGGACTCCAATTCCCTACACTCCACTCTGCCTCGCCAAGGCTGTGAAGAACGCGGCTGAGATTCAAGGCATGAAAATGGCTCAT ATCAAGGATGCAGTTGCCCTTTGTGAACTCTTTGCTTGGTTGGAAAAGGAg ATTCCAAAGGGCACCGTGACAGAGATGTCTACTGCCGATAAGGCGGAAGAATTACGCAG TCAACAGAAAGAGTTTGTTGGACTCAGTTTCCCCACAATTTCCAGCGTGGGTCCCAACGGAGCAATCATCCATTACAG tCCACTGCCTGAAACTAACAGAACCCTCTCCATGAATGAAGTTTACCTGATCGACTCTGGAGCTCAATATGT TGATGGAACCACAGACGTCACACGCACCATGCACTTTGGGACACCATCAGCTTTTGAGAAG GAATGCTTTACCTATGTACTGAAGGGACACATAGCCGTCAGTGCTGCTATTTTCCCCAATGGAACCAAAG GCCATCTGTTGGATTCGTTTGCCCGAGCAGCTCTGTGGGAGTCGGGGCTGGACTACCTTCACGGTACGGGCCACGGCGTGGGCTGCTTCCTCAACGTCCACGAGGGGCCCTGCGGGATCAGCTACAAGACCTTCGCTGATGAACCTCTGGAGGCCGGCATGATCGTCAGTGATG AACCTGGCTACTACGAAGATGGATCTTTTGGCATTCGTATTGAAAATGTGGTCCTGGTTGTACCAGCTAAGCCCAAA tACAACTACAGAAACCGAGGCAGTCTGACGTTTGAGCCCCTCACTCTAGTTCCTATCCAAGTCAAGATGATGAACACAGAGATGCTTACTCAAAAGGAG CGGGACTGGGTGAACGAGTACCACAGGAAGTGCCGGGAGGTGATTGGTGCAGAGCTGGAGAGGCAAGGCAGAAAGGAGGCACTGGAGTGGCTGATGAGCGAGACCCAGCCAATCGTCTAA
- the xpnpep1 gene encoding xaa-Pro aminopeptidase 1 isoform X1, which produces MSDTGMSPKITGELLRQLRQAMKNCKYFSEPIQAYIVPSGDSHQSEYIAPCDCRREFICGFNGSAGTAIVTEQHAALWTDGRYFLQASQQMDNNWTLMKMGLKETPSQEDWLISILPENSKVGVDPWIIAADQWKNMSKALTSAGHSLVAVQDNLIDVVWMDRPERPSTQLRTLGLEYTGMSWQDKITALRTKMTERKVTWFVATALDEIAWLFNLRGADIEYNPVFFAYAIVGMNTIRLFVDLKRLSDPALRDHLQLDSPSKPELSIHTYPYESVYTELQAICAAHSPKDKVWICDKASCALTQVIPKANRTPIPYTPLCLAKAVKNAAEIQGMKMAHIKDAVALCELFAWLEKEIPKGTVTEMSTADKAEELRSQQKEFVGLSFPTISSVGPNGAIIHYSPLPETNRTLSMNEVYLIDSGAQYVDGTTDVTRTMHFGTPSAFEKECFTYVLKGHIAVSAAIFPNGTKGHLLDSFARAALWESGLDYLHGTGHGVGCFLNVHEGPCGISYKTFADEPLEAGMIVSDEPGYYEDGSFGIRIENVVLVVPAKPKYNYRNRGSLTFEPLTLVPIQVKMMNTEMLTQKERDWVNEYHRKCREVIGAELERQGRKEALEWLMSETQPIV; this is translated from the exons ATGTCAG ACACTGGCATGTCTCCAAAGATCACAGGAGAGCTGCTCAGGCAGCTTCGCCAGGCGATGAAGAATTGTAAATACTTCTCTGAGCCCATACAGGCTTACATCGTCCCTTCTGGAGATTCACACCAG AGTGAATACATTGCACCGTGTGACTGCAGACGTGAATTTATCTGTGGATTTAATGGCTCTGCAG GTACAGCCATCGTCACAGAGCAGCACGCTGCACTGTGGACTGATGGGAGATATTTCCTCCAGGCCAGTCAGCAGATGGACAACAACTGGACCCTTATGAAAATGG GGCTGAAGGAGACACCCTCTCAGGAGGACTGGCTGATCAGCATCCTGCCAGAGAACTCTAAAGTGGGAGTAGATCCTTGGATCATCGCCGCTG ATCAGTGGAAGAACATGTCCAAGGCGCTGACCAGTGCAGGCCACTCTCTGGTGGCCGTGCAGGACAACCTGATCGATGTGGTCTGGATGGACCGCCCTGAAAGACCCAGCACACAGCTCCGCACCTTGGGCTTAGagtacacag GTATGTCCTGGCAAGACAAGATCACAGCACTGCGAACCAAGATGACTGAGAGGAAAGTCACCTGGTTTGTTGCCACAGCGTTGGACGAGATTGCAT GGCTTTTTAACCTCCGTGGTGCAGACATCGAGTACAACCCAGTGTTCTTTGCCTATGCCATTGTGGGGATGAACACGATAAG GCTTTTTGTGGACCTAAAGCGTCTTTCTGATCCTGCATTGAGAGACCACCTGCAGCTGGACTCCCCCAGCAAGCCCGAGCTGAGCATCCATACGTACCCGTACGAGTCGGTCTACACTGAGCTCCAGGCCATCTGCGCGGCACACAGCCCCAAGGACAAAGTGTGGATCTGTGACAAGGCCAGTTGTGCTCTCACACAAGTCATCCCCAAG GCCAACAGGACTCCAATTCCCTACACTCCACTCTGCCTCGCCAAGGCTGTGAAGAACGCGGCTGAGATTCAAGGCATGAAAATGGCTCAT ATCAAGGATGCAGTTGCCCTTTGTGAACTCTTTGCTTGGTTGGAAAAGGAg ATTCCAAAGGGCACCGTGACAGAGATGTCTACTGCCGATAAGGCGGAAGAATTACGCAG TCAACAGAAAGAGTTTGTTGGACTCAGTTTCCCCACAATTTCCAGCGTGGGTCCCAACGGAGCAATCATCCATTACAG tCCACTGCCTGAAACTAACAGAACCCTCTCCATGAATGAAGTTTACCTGATCGACTCTGGAGCTCAATATGT TGATGGAACCACAGACGTCACACGCACCATGCACTTTGGGACACCATCAGCTTTTGAGAAG GAATGCTTTACCTATGTACTGAAGGGACACATAGCCGTCAGTGCTGCTATTTTCCCCAATGGAACCAAAG GCCATCTGTTGGATTCGTTTGCCCGAGCAGCTCTGTGGGAGTCGGGGCTGGACTACCTTCACGGTACGGGCCACGGCGTGGGCTGCTTCCTCAACGTCCACGAGGGGCCCTGCGGGATCAGCTACAAGACCTTCGCTGATGAACCTCTGGAGGCCGGCATGATCGTCAGTGATG AACCTGGCTACTACGAAGATGGATCTTTTGGCATTCGTATTGAAAATGTGGTCCTGGTTGTACCAGCTAAGCCCAAA tACAACTACAGAAACCGAGGCAGTCTGACGTTTGAGCCCCTCACTCTAGTTCCTATCCAAGTCAAGATGATGAACACAGAGATGCTTACTCAAAAGGAG CGGGACTGGGTGAACGAGTACCACAGGAAGTGCCGGGAGGTGATTGGTGCAGAGCTGGAGAGGCAAGGCAGAAAGGAGGCACTGGAGTGGCTGATGAGCGAGACCCAGCCAATCGTCTAA